Proteins co-encoded in one Erinaceus europaeus chromosome 2, mEriEur2.1, whole genome shotgun sequence genomic window:
- the LOC132536906 gene encoding uncharacterized protein LOC132536906, producing the protein MKGEQLGTDMAGGGGGDHISHLINLMDRAVAEAKERRERVLESMRRTEERRGSAQGLGGGGPPSCTPSISHSQVPSVTSLPSLMDSEWQTFNASDMLAWVRHTQDPRITPGFQSSLAKKIEPLGGVHCVPMKRLPVRELQQESKSLQRPNAKSSSLQSGKTDTFNHQKQLRQQRLDAYYQKQLELEDTLRCYNMVPTYMTPKEEEELRRRSPPPPRRPRREEAERWECRIPDRELGQIQKHIHRVERARGLRDDKYRRVTQDIPREVGGPRKTAVREKKDTSTCERVTSRERSCKQQEAWVSQQIKGHQDRMLRGRRLSGQSRAEEEARKVPSQVLPLCSLMRRRRRKRTVVEVGAKESKWVTTFPFIQPP; encoded by the exons ATGAAAGGAGAACAGTTGGGAACAGACATGgccggaggaggagggggagatcatATAAGTCACCTAATCAATCTGATGGATAGAGCAGTAGCTGAAgccaaagaaaggagagagagagtgctggAGTCCATGAggaggacagaggagagaagaggctcagcacagggcctgggtggtgggggTCCACCCTCCTGCACACCCTCCATCTCCCACTCACAAGTCCCTTCGGTGACCAGCCTTCCTTCATTGATGGACTCAGAATGGCAGACTTTCAATGCATCTGATAT GTTGGCTTGGGTCAGACACACTCAAGACCCTCGGATCACACCAGGTTTCCAGTCCTCACTAGCAAAGAAGATAGAG CCTTTAGGTGGCGTCCACTGTGTGCCGATGAAGAGACTGCCAGTCAGAGAGTTGCAGCAGGAGAGCAAATCTTTGCAAAGGCCCAATGCCAAATCCTCCAGTCTCCAGTCtggcaagacagacaccttcaaccACCAGAAGCAGCTAAGGCAGCAGCGGTTGGATGCTTACTATCAGAAACAGTTGGAGCTGGAAGACACCTTGAGGTGCTACAACATGGTCCCCACCTATATGACCcccaaagaggaggaggaactgAGGCGGAGATCACCACCTCCCCCAAGGAGGCCCAGGAGAGAGGAAGCTGAGCGCTGGGAGTGCCGGATCCCCGACAGAGAGCTGGGCCAGATCCAGAAACACATCCACCGAGTGGAGAGGGCCCGAGGCCTCCGAGATGACAAGTACCGAAGGGTGACACAGGATATTCCTAGAGAGGTGGGGGGCCCCAGAAAGACAGCTGTGAGGGAAAAGAAGGACACAAGCACTTGTGAAAGAGTAACATCCAGAGAGAGAAGCTGCAAACAGCAGGAGGCCTGGGTGTCCCAGCAGATCAAAGGGCACCAGGACAGGATGCTGAGAGGCCgcaggctcagtgggcagagcagagcagaggaggaGGCACGCAAGGTCCCCAGTCAGGTCCTTCCTCTCTGCTCActcatgaggaggaggaggaggaagaggactgtCGTGGAGGTGGGGGCCAAAGAGTCCAAGTGGGTCACCACCTTTCCCTTCATCCAGCCTCCCTAG